CCAACGTTGGCGGAGGGTTGACGGAGGGCCGGGTGTGAGCGAGGGCCGGGTGTACAGTTATGCAACAGACAGGTCAAGGGCACAGGCCACGCCTCGCATGGGGCTACggtccacccacccaccttctcAAGGACCTTCTGTcacttcccctgcccccatcctgccTTCTCTTGCAGTCTCTATCAGCATCCTCCCATCTTAAAAAGCCTTCCCGGGACTCCATACCACCCCCCTGCCCGGTCCCATGCTCCCACTTGACGGCCAAACAGAGTTGTCTACACTCGCCTGTCTGCGTGCACCTGGCTCTTTGCTTCAGCACCTGCATCTGAGCCACTGCTTCCCCACTGCCACTGTCACTACTCTGAGGAATCTCCTCTTACCAACGTCCCCAGAGATCTCCAGGATCCAGTAAGCACTTTATTTTCAACATTCACTTTGAATTATTCAAATAACCCGTTGATTCACTTACACACACACGTAGGCCATCGGCTTTATGTCTCCAGAGATAATCACCATTATGAGTTTGAGTTTGGTGGGTATGTGgtacttaaaaaatacttacaaatatgatccatagaaaatatacaaaatataaaatatatttatgtggtGGGTACTGTGTCTCAATAGCTTTAAACTCAGCAGGTGTTGGAAATCTGTCCATGTTGATGCATTTAGACCTTGTCGGGGACACAGGTCCTCTTGTTATCCTGATTCTCAACAGCATTCAGCACAGTGactgtctgtttgtttgtttttgtgataaTAACACTTAAtgtgagatctaccctcttaaccaATCTTCAAGGGTACAATACAGTATTCTTAACTATGGGCAGGGTTCTACAGATCTCTAGGACTTAATTCATCTTGCAGGACTGGAACTTTATGCCCACTAAATAGCAATTCCTCATTTGtgacatattctttttaaaaacactcaacaGTCACCTATGCTCCCAATTGTAAAGCCTTCAGCAGCAAATCAATTGATGGGGGACACAGCTCTGTACCTGCCCCACCTCGCACGGGGCGCCTCTGACACCTGACACCCTTCTCCTGTATAGACATGAATTGCGAGGCAAGGTTTGCTGTGATGGGAGTGATGTTATAATCTGTGTATCGTTCCCCCTCTTCTGGACgcattctttctccttccctctccataGGTCCCAGGTGCCAACTTCCTGCTCTCAAAATGGGAGATTCCTCTGGATTCTGTCTCAGGCTCCCTTTCTCTTGTAAACTCTCCTTCCTCTTATGGAATTTCATCTCCTTCCACGGCCCTAAATACCATCAATGTACCACCACCTCCCGCATTTTGATCTCCAGCCCAGACCTTCTATCCAGCAGCTGACTTGATACCCCAGGGTGCCCGGAACCCGGGTGTTCAAATGCGCTCATGATCTCCCCCTTCGAGAAGGGCCCCTCGGCCTGCAGGGCGTGGAGTCAGACATGCCCACATTGCAATCCACCACCACGCTTGCCAGCCCTGCCTCCAGAGCACAACTCCCCCATCTGTTACTTCACCCAGGGCAATGGTGACCGGTCCCTCCAGAATCCTCTCGGCCCTTCCTGAGCCCTGAGTTCACATGGTAGCCTGAGTGATATGCATTTAAACCttgcatttaaaatgcaaatctgaccgTGTCGTTTCCCCTCATGAAACCCTTCAGACGGATTCCCGTGACTCGCAGGGTAAAATATAAATCCACATCAGCCCACCCCCCTGCAGCCTTATCTTCCCCCACTGCGctccccctgcccaggccccccCAGCGCTCTCTCTTCCTTGACTAGGCCGAGCACATTCTGCCTCAGGACATCTGCACCAGaaacattctttccttccttttccctctggaTATGACCTCCTGTGGAGCTCAGCTTAATTTTCTGACCCTCAGAAAAGCTGTCCTTCACTCCTCACACCTGGGTCTCACCATGCCACTTTCCCCAACCTGAAAGCTTCACAGGGTCAGAGACTTTATTTTACTCACCACTTGTTTTCTTTAGCACCAGTCACAGAGGCTGGCATGTTAATAGATAGTCAGTAAACACTTGTCAACTCAGTATTGAGGTTGAATTTCCCATTACAGCACTGTGGCTAGGAGCTGGTGTAGGCTAAAGTCTGGCAGTCCTGTCAGCTTTGCCACTCGAAAGCTGTgagactttggacaagtcacttaacctctctgagcctctgtcctcTGTTTCCTGTCTCATAAGATTACTATGAAAtcttaaatgaaaatgtatataaaatgtattttttaatgtttttatttatttttgagagagagagagagagagagagagagagagacaggacatgaggaggggagggacagagagagagggagacaatgaatccgaaagcagcctccagggtctgagttgtcagcatagagcccaatgcggggctagaactcgtgaaccacaagatcatgacctgagccgaagtcagatgctcaaccgattgagccacccagatgccccatgtatataaaatatttaatgcaatGACTGGCATATGGTAATCCTTCAATGAGTAACAGTAGTTACTGTTtaagtataaatatgtatatatctaagTATATACTGTTTAAGTATAATCGAAGCTAAATCACAAGTCCCAAATTGCTACCATTGCTTCTTCTCTTACCTCATGTGGTGAAGCTGGGAGCAAAAACACATATTCGTGTCCACTCAGACTCAGTGTCTTTGAAAGCAAGCTGTGACGGCTGCAACGCCAGCCCTGTCCCACTTTGCTCCTTACTACCTGTGTTTCTGTAGGCAGGTGGAGTCCTTTGAACTCGATTTTGTCCTCTGTAAAATGTGGCCAATAAATACTTCATAGGACAGTTACTGGCATCACATGGGATAAGTCACAGTAGTACCTCGTGCTGAAAAGTTGCTAAATTGACATTAGAgtcttattataaatttttttttaacttttatgtttgagggacagagagagacagagaatgagcaggggaggggcagagagagagagggagacacagaatctgtagcaggctccaggctctgagctgccagcacggagcccagtgcggggcttgaacccatgaactgtgagatcatgacctgagctgaagtcagacgcttagctgactgagccacccaggtgccctttgagtCTTATCAAAAACTCAAGAGTGGCTAAAAATGGCCCTGTGCCTGCTATAGCATTTCAGAACTGGCTTCCTCTTGACTTCCTTCCCTTAATCATGGAGAGTCAGACTTGAGTTTGAAAGCTGGCCCTGCCTCCTTGTTGCTGCATAGCCTCTCTGAGTACTAGTTTCTTTCTCTATAGAGTGGATCCAGTGCCCCTCTGATGGGGTTATTCTAAGGGGTAAATAAGATAGTTAATCCAAAGCAAGGGTTGGCAAACCATGGATGGTTACCACATCCAGGCCACTTGCCTGATCTTGTGATGCTTGACTGGGTCACATCCACGCTCGTTCACTTATGCACTCTCTCTGGCGGCTTTGCTGTTGAGGAGTTGTCACACAACCTACATGGCCCACGCGGCCTAAACCATTTGCTcactggtcctttacagaaaaggtttaCTAACATCGCATTCGGTGCCTGCTTGTGGTGGGCGCTCAGTGACGATGGCTGCTCTCATCGTCATCGCTGTCTGTACCATGAATGCAGCAATCTCGTGGAACGGTGTTCCGTAAAGGTGAGGAAGACGAGGCCCCTCGGGGACAGGGGCTTGCCAGGGTCCCCCGGCACAGTGGTACGCGCACAGCAGGACTTTGGATGTGGGATGACTTGGTTCGGTGAACTTTCCACCACATCAAGGGATATTCTTTAAATGTGAAATCTGTCAGGAAAATGTGTCACATGCCTACTGTCAGGGCCGTTATGACTCCATGTCATGTCTTTGtgtgaattagaaaatatatcCCTTAAGACAGTTGTTGTGATGAATATACTGATTTTGTCAGGATGAGAGGCTTTACTGCCGGgaaattgtaacaaatatataaatctacCATGTATCCTCTGCGGATGggacctaccccccccccccccaactgcacAGTGTGCTACCTGCATAGCTGGCTGTGGCAGCCTTGCCTGTCCGAGAATGGTGAACCAGCGTGAGTCCCgattttcatgtctctgttgtGTGAAAATGAGGCCCCCTTCTTATGGACGTCCCCATGCGTAGCTATGACTTTGCCCCTCGTTTGTGCTTCTCGGCTTCTGTGGGCCCGATGGGCCCTGAGCCTCCTCACCTTCACCTTTGGGACCCCACAGGCAGAGATGGAGTTGGTCCAGCGTATTGGCATCCCCGCCGGTAAGATCATCTACGCCAACCCCTGTAAGCAAATTGCACAGATCAAGTATGCTGCCAAGCATGGGGTCCGGCTGCTGAGCTTTGACAACGAGCTGGAGCTGGCAAAGGTGGTAAAGAGCCACCCCAGTGCCAAGTAAGCCGAGGACCGCTCACGTGGGGGGCTGGGCCGAGTGTGAGGACAGTGGGCATGGGCGGGGTAGAGGTGGAGCAGAGGACCCTGCCCTGGACCCAGCCACACTCACGGGAGGCTGGGGCGGGCACTCCTGGACTGGACCCAGCATGCCAGGGCCTGACGAGGACAAAGGCAAGAATAACCATTACAGCCCGGGCAGAGCAAAGCCCACGGTATTATGGAGGTCAAAGTCGCGGGCCGAGAGCAACAGGGGGTGGTCAGGAAAGCTGCGccaaggaggtggcatttgaggtGCGCCCAAGGGGTGAAAAGAACTAGGAGGGCGCACAGACAGTGCATCAGAGTGAACTGCCGAAGCAAAGAATGCATGGAGGTCGGAAACAGCAGGGGGCGTTTGAGACATGAGCAGGAATTTGGTGTGGCTGGAACATACCATGTGTGCGGGGCGAGGGCAACAGGGAATGTTGGTCAACACGGTCACAGGGCAGGGGCCTGGTGCAAACGGGCTCTGGCAGGGGTCAGGGCTGGACATTCTGCTCGGGCTGTGGCTTGCACGTGGTCACTTGACACCCTGGGGATTCCAGGGAGGGCCTCCTTGGGATGATGGGGAGGCCAGGTGGCTGGACCACTCTGGTTCACCCAAAGCAGctttcattttgtctgttttacatGATATTGGGGTTCTCAATAAGACTGTGTTTAAAAAGTGGTGCCTCTCATGCAAGAAAAGTTGGAAAAGTCCAGCTGGTGTGGAGGCTGGTTGAAGAGGTGGAGCTTCTGGAGAGGACTGAGGAGGTCGGGACCAGGGCAGGGGCCTAGGGATGGGCCAAGGGACGTTCAGAGAATGGACTTGACAGGCCCTGGAGGCTGACCGGCAGTGCAGGGACATGAAGGGGTCAGGGACCTGCGGGGCGGGCAGCTCTGAGTTTACACCCCTTTTCTTGGAGAGGACGTGGCTGGGGTAGCGGGAGATGGGGTCCACCCGGCAGAGGTGCCTGTCTCCTCAGGATGGTTCTGCACATCGCTGCTGAGGACTCCCCGAGCCGCCTGAGCTTCAAGTTTGGGGCGTCGCTGAAATCCTGCAGACACCTGCTTGAAAATGCCAAGAGGAGCCACATGGAGGTGGTGGGTGTGAGGTGAGTACCTGGAGGCCCCACCTCCCCTTCCGGGCCCGCTGCCCCTTTCCCAGGAATTAATCAACTCTGTACAAGAGCCCCCTCAGGGCCTCCAAAGGAGGCCATCGAGTCCTGCCATCAGAGGCACAGAGTCCTCAGGCCACAGGCCTAGAGTCCTGCCATCGGAGACTTTCCTCTCTTTGGAAAGAAGGTTTGGAGTGTCCCGCTGACTCAACCCCATGGTCCCCACAAGGTCTTGTCCTTGGAGGTTCCCGGAGAGACCTGTCTTTGCAGGAGTTAGACCAGCCTGTAGGCCAAAGGTTATGCAGCCACATCTTTGCTGTGCCTCTTTTCTTGCAGGGATATGGAAGAAGTCATAATAAAGGCCTAACAGTATAGTTTTCATTGATCCTGTGCTTAggatatgccaggcactgtgctaaatgcttcaGGTACATTATCCCACAGCCCTGTGGGAtcttatccccactttatagatggggaaactaaaGCACAGGCAGGCTACACCACTGACAGGTACATACAGACCTGGCTGACGGTAAGGCCCTGGTCCTCATCCCAGAAGGCTCAGCCCCAGTGGCAGCACAAAGGGATGGGAGGGACACCAAATACCAGCGGACCTTAGATCTGGTCTCTTGTCCACTCCTTACTTGCCACAAGACCCTTGGCAATGCATTTAACCTTTGAGACCCTCAGTCACTACATCTGTAGAATGGGCACAGTGTCCAATGTGCCTGTCCAAGGTTGCTCCTGGCTGGGGCTGAGCTGGTGGCACCTGGGGCCCTGCACGTAAGCCaagtctcttcctccctcctcagtTTTCACGTTGGCACTGGCTGTCCTGACCTTCAGGCCTACACTCAGTCCATCGCAGACGCCCGGCTTGTGTTTGAAATGGGCACTGAGCTGGGCCACAGGATGCACATCCTGGACCTTGGTGGTGGCTTCCCTGGATTGGAGGGGGCCAAAGTGAGATTCGAAGAGGTAATCCTGGGGTCAGAAGTGTGGTACTGGGctctgtggggggtggggggtgtgtaCTGGGCACTGTGAGTGGGTCCTATGTGCTGCATACTGTGCTTGGTGCTTTACctggattatctttttttaaatgtttatttattgagagagagagagagagaaagagcaagcacgtgagtggggaagggtcagagagagagggagacagagaatcctaagcaggttcttcgctgtcagtgcaaagtctgatgcttaacctactgagccacctaggagcccctgaACTATCTTATTATTAGCCCTGTGTTACAGCTGAGCAAACTGAGGTTCTTGGAGGTTATGTCACTttctgagtcccagctctgcctgtcTCTAGCCCATGCACAAATTTGAAGCTTAACCAGTGTTATTTGCTAAGTCCTAAAACTCTTTGAGGGCCTGGTACGCTCTGTTCTCCCTTGGGTGAGCTGATGAGAAATCAAAGGGGAGGGCGGGAAAAGGAAAAGCCCACCTTCTGTGTACTCCTCTcaagatgaaatcaagaaaaatgtGTCACCGCAATCCCCACTCTAACCACTAGGGGTCGTTCTCCATAGTAAGAGCCTGGTCCTGGAATATCCACATCCAGGGACTTACCCTAAGAAAATAACCCCTGATGGACACAAAGAGCTTCAAAGATGAGCATTGTTGTGGTGTTCATTACAAAAGTCCAGTGGACTTTCCTGGTCCATATAACACTGGGGAATTGgttaaattatgaaacatttgTATGACTTACCCACTGAGGTCATTCACAGAATCTGTTGAGTAAAAggttatgaaatatatatatatatatatatatatatatatatatatatatatatatatccctattatgtttataataaaaatggcatttgtatgaaagagaaaaaaaagaaagggactaCTCCAAAAAGTTAACAATGATTAACAATCTGCATGATAGAATTAAGGGTGGTtttgatcttttttcttctctttattttctgtggaaaaaaaaaaaaacgtgtctTTTAACAGATTGgtcatttataaaagaaagttCCATATCAGGGCTTCTGGAATCTGAGAATACCTCCTCCCATAATGTAGGCGTTGAGGAAGTTGACTTACATGAGTATAAGAGTCTTGACCCAGCTCTCTTTGCCTCCTACCTTCTTGGCCAATTGTCTGCAGTCCCCAGCTGGGAACTTAGCAGCTGCCAAGTCCTTCTTTCTGAAATCAAAGAAGCTTTCAAGAAATAGACttggaagggtgcctggatggttcagtcagttaagtgtctgactcttgattttgtctcaggtcatgatcttacggtttgtgggattgagccctgtgttggtctctgcactgacagcatggagcctgcttgggattttcactctgtctctctctgcccctcctctgctggttctctatctctcaaaataaataaactttaaaaaaagagaaaaagttgttaaaaaaaaaaaaaagaaatacacttggAGCTATAGCAAGTCCTTAGTATGTAAACCCCACATTTCAAATATGTAATTGTCTCCCATCCCCCTACCACCAGATTTGTTCTGTGATCAACTCAGCCTTGGACCTGTACTTCCCAGAGGGATGTGGTGTGGACATCCTTGCGGAGCTGGGGCGCTACTATGTGACTTCGGCCTTCACCTTGGCAGTCAGCATCATCGCCAAGAAGGAGGTTCTTTTGGACCAGCCTGGCAGGGAGGGTAGGTGCCAGGTGGGCGGCACAGCCCCATTTTTTCCTCAAGCTAGGGACAGTGGCTGGCCGAGCAAGGTCTGGTTTTAGGGAATGGGGAATTTGAAGGATGGATCCTTGCTTTAGGGAAACTTACAACCAAGTCCTTTCTTACCTCCAAgatacttattattttttcttcctatgcaTGTTTATATCTTGTGAAGATTGAAATCAAAACAACCTCAGGGAGAATAGATACTTTACTaacccattgtacagatgagaaaattgagagcCAAAGAGAATACAAGTGAATTGCTTAATAGGAAAAAGTAAAGCCTGCATTTGACCTCATGTCTGTCTCCTCTCCAAAGTACAGACTCTTACTCATCCTACTGATTCTCataacataatgaaaataattaataacaacTTATATTTTTCTAAGTCTAGTTATAGATGACAGAACATAGGCATAGAGAGGTTGAGTCACtagcccaaagtcacacagctggtaaggggCAGTGCCTGGATTCAAGTGCAGGCTGGACTGACTCATGGTTCTCTGCCCACACTGCAACATCAGCACTCATCTTTGCCTTTTCAGATAGATCAATTCTCCCATCAGCCTCTTGACTGAGTGGGGTCAGGGACTCTGATCTTGGGGCTTTGTCTTCTGCTCTAGGACCCCAGGCAAGAGAGCTGAGGTCTGTGTGTCTTCCCTTGAGAAACCATTTGGCAGGGTGGTGGGCTCCAGGTAGAAGGTcttctgtgtgtgcgtgtacctgtgtgtgtatgtgtgtagagaCGACATTCTTCTGGCTTCCTTTATAAATCTGGGTGATTGCCGTATCTAATCCAGCCAGGAGACCTGGTTTCTCATTTCAGCTCATGCACTTGCCCCATCGTGTGTCTCTGAGCAAGTGGCTTAACATcttggggtattgagtttggcTGGGCTGCTCTTTTGCCTTTGCTGGGCATCCAGGGGCTCAGATGCAGTTAGGAAGTATGTCCTGGGCAGGGTTGCTCAGCTGCAAGGGTGAGTGTGCACAACATGAACCTCATGTCATAGGAGGAGGCAGGACCCACCCCATAGTTGAGGAAGGGGCAACCTTTTTGCTTCAGTTACCTATCATCATTGCTGAGCCTACCATTGTGCCAgttcctcagccccagcccccctCACACTGCTGCTTGTACTTCCcctgacccctcccctccccacagagGAAAGCGGTTCCACCCCCAAGACCATCGTGTACCACCTCGGTGAGGGCGTGTATGGAATCTTCAACTCAGTCTTGTTTGACAACACCTGCCCTACCCCCATCCTACAGAAGGTGAGCCTACCCCACGTGGGCCTGttttcagttgtgtgtgtgtgtgtgtgtttaaataacattttgggggtgtttttatttaatttttaaaaagtaaaacattcatTATAGAAGATAGTGGGATGAAGAAGATTATCATCCATAATCCTACCATGTAGAGATAGACGCTTTGAACATTAgatttttcagtctttaaaaaatgtattatatttaaaaaaataaagttggattgTATTGTTTTGTAACTGCTTTTTTTCCCACTCAATATGGGGTATAGCTCTTTCCATACCATTAGCTAATCATTGACAACATGCTTTTTGAAGACTACGTATTATTTTAACTAATCTAACCCTAGTGGTTTGGTTTCCTGTTTTTGAGCACTGCAAGTATATCTTGACATCCATCTCTGATCAAGCCCTGGAGTGAATTTctagaagtaaaaagaaacagttcGTCTTTAATGGGTTTTTCTAGGTTAACAAGGGAATAGGAATGGACAAAGAGGGGGAAGACAATCAGGCACACCGTTGTATTTTTGTCTATGTAGCCCCTTTCCTGGAAGGGAACTCAAGTGCCTAACCAGCACCTAGACCATCATGAGTGCtcagtgtgtttttgttttgctctctctttccatcctGTCTAGTTTTTCAAGACCCACTCAGATGTCAGCTCCTCTTTGTAGCTCTTCCTGCCCCTTGTCTATCACAGGCAGAAGGAGCCCTCCTACCTCCAGGTGCCCAGGCCACAACTTGATTGCATCCTCATTCTGTAGCTGGGTTGTTAAATGTGGTTTCCTCTGGCTAGTCTGAGTAAGCCTCCCTGATGTGCTCAGGAATTCACTTTTCCACTGTGATGCACTAGCCCTGCCTGCATTCTTGTGGTTTCCCACATCCTTCTGCACTGAGAAAGAACCAGGCTGGCCTCGGGCAGCCATGCCCCGCGTCATACAGGAGGGTGGCAGCTGCTTCTCAGTTCCTGTCTCCCTTAGATCCCCTCCGCCTTCCAGTGCACCTCTTTCTGGTCCATGCAGTCCCTGATCCACTCCCCATTCCCTTCAGCTCCTCAGATGAACGAGTGGGCCCAGCCCACTACCACACCCCCCATCCAGAGTCTCTGTTTTGATTAATCTCCAGTTGGTGTTGCTGTCTCAGGCCCCACGATGTTACTGACCCTCTTTGTGGTCTGTCCTGTTTCTCCTCTGGATGATGTTGAAGTTTCTTCCTTTGGGCTGTCAACCACTTACCAGGTCCAGCCATGTGACCAGATGCGGGGTCGGGCCCCAG
The window above is part of the Prionailurus bengalensis isolate Pbe53 chromosome C1, Fcat_Pben_1.1_paternal_pri, whole genome shotgun sequence genome. Proteins encoded here:
- the AZIN2 gene encoding LOW QUALITY PROTEIN: antizyme inhibitor 2 (The sequence of the model RefSeq protein was modified relative to this genomic sequence to represent the inferred CDS: deleted 1 base in 1 codon), with the translated sequence MAGYVSETDFVMVEEGFSTRDLLEELTLGASQATTGDVAAFFVADLGAVVRRHFCFLKCLPRVRPFYTVKCNSSPGVLKVLAELGLGFSCANKSLSASSHLKKPSRDSIPPPCPVPCSHLTANRVVYTRLSACTWLFASAPASEPLLPHCHCHYSEESPLTNVPRDLQDPAEMELVQRIGIPAGKIIYANPCKQIAQIKYAAKHGVRLLSFDNELELAKVVKSHPSAKMVLHIAAEDSPSRLSFKFGASLKSCRHLLENAKRSHMEVVGVSFHVGTGCPDLQAYTQSIADARLVFEMGTELGHRMHILDLGGGFPGLEGAKVRFEEICSVINSALDLYFPEGCGVDILAELGRYYVTSAFTLAVSIIAKKEVLLDQPGREEESGSTPKTIVYHLGEGVYGIFNSVLFDNTCPTPILQKKSSMEQPLYSSSLWGPVVDGCDCIAEGLWLPQLHVGDWLVFENMGAYTVGMGSLLEGAQTCRVTYAMSRVAWEALRGQLLPAEQDEDTEGMCKPLSCGWEITDTLCVGPVFTPASIM